The following are from one region of the Paraglaciecola sp. L1A13 genome:
- a CDS encoding Ig-like domain-containing protein: protein MDLTPKRIAICSLITAFFLTACGGSGSDSPTPAPPSNSAPVASADSASSLDNEAVTIDVLANDSDAENDPLTISSISVEPEHGTVSISQNSIIYTPEQYYVGSDNFSYQVSDGALTSEAQVSIISSQSYTLSGVVTDGPIADATVTINMAGQSFFSVADADGNYTLNLVFSDANAPLLLNAKGATENQQESVELVSYLGNFADFVTFPDASRQLSSEQYRALNITQFSTANYLLVVENNNGDAPTDMEAFRQNIDKFTATEMTTLSGFIKLLVDNPNYTVPENQTSLSVLQNSNDNSIAERIANYLSQQELTDEDGQPSAEYLADLQIAIEQSLKQQTLVETFTTAMLAGKEVISLFNNIKEGYLPASADVYQFAEDGQGTFYYPPSESNHLFTVSENFSWNIENGQLNIAYADEPRLTEVPFYDYAYVYSIWGFETAEEIRELYDQGYFFQLEVSTNAVSEKISVLSKGSRQALILSEKKIEHLVKINDIYTATASEIVSETRSFLFNPETIFTDKTAEDIVGTWAISLDYTFVTEVNGEATDPTSAQGSQFDIVTFNQDGTASGLLSKVDFIWQFSSGAITLETDDKKFIITPHMDNGTELLASIEYYDGSELQNITVLPMIKSNITSSTQVTGTDLVTALPLIYAKFDTMFDADLWQGNTLKVETVFGFHLDSNFQMRRIFTKDMSGSQTLIPYFHTISNGWAWSESENVLLFDRVSTITVDKRAWHIISTNESGRLVVVEYWALLDDSNSDGITDEIFTLIPPRLVILEPLDLSQYEQAWAKSLELGTIEVP from the coding sequence ACCTGTCGCCTCAGCCGATAGCGCTAGTTCACTCGATAACGAAGCCGTCACTATTGACGTACTCGCCAATGACTCAGATGCTGAGAATGATCCCTTAACCATAAGCTCGATCAGTGTTGAGCCTGAACATGGAACAGTATCAATCAGTCAAAACTCAATAATTTACACACCTGAGCAATACTATGTTGGTTCAGATAACTTTAGCTACCAAGTATCTGATGGTGCACTCACCTCAGAAGCTCAAGTGAGTATAATTAGCAGCCAATCTTACACCTTATCCGGTGTCGTGACAGATGGGCCTATTGCTGATGCTACAGTCACCATAAATATGGCAGGCCAATCTTTTTTCTCTGTCGCCGATGCAGATGGAAATTACACCCTAAACTTGGTTTTTTCAGACGCAAACGCTCCTCTACTTCTCAATGCAAAAGGCGCGACTGAAAACCAACAGGAATCTGTGGAGCTAGTGAGTTATTTGGGAAATTTTGCTGATTTCGTAACGTTTCCCGATGCCAGCCGCCAATTATCTTCAGAGCAATATCGCGCGCTAAACATCACTCAATTTTCCACCGCTAATTATTTACTAGTGGTTGAAAATAACAACGGAGACGCTCCCACTGATATGGAAGCGTTCCGCCAAAATATCGATAAATTCACAGCAACAGAAATGACAACCTTATCCGGTTTTATAAAGCTACTAGTCGATAACCCAAATTACACCGTACCTGAGAATCAAACCAGTTTGAGCGTTTTACAAAACTCAAATGATAATTCGATCGCTGAGCGCATCGCCAATTACTTAAGTCAACAGGAATTGACCGATGAAGATGGTCAACCTAGTGCTGAATACCTTGCTGATTTACAAATCGCCATTGAACAATCTCTTAAACAACAAACACTCGTTGAAACATTTACCACTGCAATGCTTGCAGGCAAGGAAGTCATTTCCTTATTTAATAATATTAAAGAAGGATATTTGCCCGCATCCGCGGATGTGTATCAATTTGCTGAAGATGGCCAAGGAACATTTTATTATCCTCCAAGCGAAAGTAATCATTTGTTTACTGTCTCAGAAAATTTCTCTTGGAATATTGAAAATGGCCAACTGAATATTGCTTATGCTGATGAACCTCGTTTAACCGAAGTTCCTTTCTATGATTATGCGTACGTTTACAGTATTTGGGGATTTGAAACAGCGGAAGAAATACGGGAATTATACGATCAAGGTTATTTTTTCCAATTAGAAGTGTCGACTAACGCCGTAAGTGAAAAGATTTCAGTTTTATCAAAAGGTAGCCGCCAAGCTTTGATTTTGAGCGAAAAAAAAATAGAGCATCTTGTAAAAATTAACGATATTTACACCGCTACAGCATCAGAAATAGTTTCTGAAACACGTAGTTTTTTGTTCAATCCAGAAACAATATTTACCGATAAAACCGCCGAAGATATTGTGGGCACTTGGGCCATATCTCTTGACTATACTTTTGTTACTGAGGTAAACGGTGAAGCCACAGACCCGACTTCTGCACAAGGATCTCAATTTGATATCGTCACATTTAATCAAGATGGTACTGCGTCAGGGCTTCTAAGCAAAGTTGATTTTATTTGGCAGTTTTCGAGCGGTGCGATCACGCTAGAGACAGATGACAAAAAATTTATCATTACCCCACACATGGATAATGGAACAGAACTATTAGCTTCAATCGAATATTATGATGGAAGTGAACTACAAAACATTACAGTGCTCCCAATGATTAAATCGAATATAACGTCTAGTACCCAAGTTACGGGAACAGATTTAGTCACTGCATTACCCTTGATCTACGCTAAGTTTGACACTATGTTTGATGCCGATCTATGGCAAGGAAACACGTTAAAAGTGGAAACTGTGTTTGGATTTCATCTGGATAGTAATTTTCAAATGCGTAGGATATTCACTAAAGACATGAGTGGCTCACAGACATTGATACCCTACTTTCATACTATATCTAATGGATGGGCGTGGAGTGAATCAGAAAACGTTTTACTATTCGATAGAGTTTCAACAATAACTGTCGATAAGCGAGCTTGGCATATTATTTCAACCAATGAATCGGGTCGCCTTGTTGTTGTCGAATACTGGGCTTTATTAGATGACTCTAATTCTGATGGTATAACCGATGAAATTTTCACACTAATCCCCCCTCGCTTGGTCATATTAGAACCGCTAGATTTGAGTCAATATGAACAAGCATGGGCCAAGAGCTTGGAACTTGGTACGATAGAGGTACCATAG
- a CDS encoding universal stress protein, protein MTNVTPSIVVACDGSGQSLQAAKMAADLAKATGQPLKLLSVFPDSEAERLVINGVQHSDVVEEEKNYGRKVFDAAKEAMTGKASPTLEILLKGDPAKEIVEYLQANPGTHLVLGRRGHSMVRSLTLGSISEKVIRHATGPVTVVSE, encoded by the coding sequence ATGACCAACGTTACTCCTAGCATTGTGGTCGCTTGCGACGGTTCAGGTCAATCGTTACAGGCGGCAAAAATGGCAGCTGATTTGGCTAAAGCAACCGGCCAGCCACTTAAACTATTATCCGTATTTCCCGACTCAGAAGCAGAAAGGCTGGTTATCAATGGCGTACAGCACAGTGATGTAGTGGAAGAAGAAAAGAATTATGGGCGCAAAGTCTTTGATGCCGCAAAAGAGGCCATGACGGGGAAAGCCAGTCCCACCCTAGAGATACTGCTCAAAGGTGACCCTGCCAAAGAAATCGTTGAATATCTGCAAGCTAATCCGGGCACTCACCTGGTTTTGGGCAGACGCGGCCATTCAATGGTGCGCAGCCTGACTTTGGGTAGCATCAGCGAAAAGGTGATCAGGCATGCCACCGGACCGGTTACCGTGGTAAGTGAATAA
- a CDS encoding TonB-dependent siderophore receptor: protein MPSHSLSTTFAFTLSCIPLTFTPLSQADELLAAHDANTQSTTVAYQAPEPFTDNINRDDVHDDDAHEDEHEHTEEVEKIVVQATRSGRIADDQPIRVELIDREEIEEKAAMRPGNISMLVAETGGVRVQTTSPALGSANIRLQGLYGRYTQLLADGLPLYGNQASSIGLLQIPPTDLGRVEIIKGSASSLYGGSALGGVINLVSRTPGDTLNGEALVNMTTRDGQDLTSYVESPLGEDIKGSLTVGAHRQTKQDIDDDGWIDLPSYERYSARPRLFWEGENGESLYVTTGFMTEQREGGTMPGEVVADGNPFKQAQDSQRIDGGLVLNMPVLNSLTFSTRASAMVQEHDHTYGDISEDDQHESYLLETSIAGYSGASDWLVGIAYQAEEFTSDTFEQFDYSYEVPGVFTQLDYELTEQLTTSISARVDDHSEYGTQFSPRVSMLYRPGDITIRGSYGQGYFAPTPFVEEIEAAGLSRLEPLQDLKEEQAETASLDITYTLENIEASITAFGSNIDNVTELQAFSSNNTAVFDRVRLVNAEGETQIRGSEVLLRYYWRDIKLTASYLYLDATEVSLDGNDRRTIALTPRHSAGFVAMWERHGQFRVGFEAYYTGTQRLNDNPYIDESNPYWHLGLMGEITTGRASWFLNLENLLDVKQTDEHPLLLPSRAASGQWTTDIWSRNDGFIANAGVRVKFGN from the coding sequence ATGCCTAGCCACTCTTTGTCTACCACATTTGCTTTTACCCTGAGTTGTATACCCTTAACCTTTACACCGCTTAGTCAGGCAGATGAGCTACTCGCAGCACATGATGCGAATACCCAATCGACTACTGTCGCTTATCAAGCGCCAGAACCGTTTACCGACAATATCAATCGCGACGACGTACATGATGATGACGCTCACGAAGATGAACATGAGCATACAGAAGAGGTCGAGAAAATTGTTGTTCAGGCCACACGTTCAGGACGTATCGCCGATGATCAGCCTATACGCGTAGAGCTTATTGACCGCGAAGAGATTGAAGAAAAAGCCGCCATGCGCCCAGGCAATATTTCGATGCTGGTGGCTGAAACAGGCGGTGTACGTGTGCAAACCACTTCGCCAGCTTTAGGCAGTGCGAATATTCGACTGCAAGGCTTGTACGGACGCTATACCCAGTTACTGGCAGACGGTTTACCCCTTTACGGAAATCAAGCATCGTCTATCGGCTTATTGCAAATCCCCCCTACCGACCTCGGACGTGTTGAGATCATTAAAGGCTCTGCCTCGTCGTTATATGGCGGCTCAGCATTGGGCGGGGTGATTAACCTCGTATCCAGAACCCCAGGCGATACGCTTAATGGCGAAGCATTAGTTAATATGACCACCCGCGATGGGCAAGACCTAACCTCTTATGTAGAAAGCCCCCTCGGCGAAGATATCAAAGGTTCATTAACGGTTGGCGCCCATCGTCAAACAAAACAAGACATTGATGATGATGGCTGGATTGACCTACCAAGCTACGAGCGATACAGCGCTCGCCCTCGATTGTTTTGGGAAGGTGAGAACGGTGAATCTCTGTATGTCACCACAGGCTTTATGACCGAGCAGCGCGAAGGTGGCACTATGCCTGGGGAAGTCGTTGCAGACGGTAACCCATTCAAACAAGCGCAAGATTCACAGCGCATTGACGGCGGTCTGGTATTAAATATGCCCGTGCTGAATTCCCTTACTTTTAGCACCAGAGCGTCAGCTATGGTGCAAGAACACGATCATACCTATGGTGATATTAGCGAGGATGATCAACATGAAAGTTATTTATTAGAAACCAGCATCGCCGGCTATAGCGGCGCCAGTGACTGGCTAGTGGGCATTGCCTATCAAGCAGAAGAATTCACCTCAGACACCTTCGAACAGTTTGATTATTCTTATGAAGTGCCCGGGGTATTCACCCAATTAGACTATGAGCTAACGGAACAACTGACCACATCGATAAGCGCTCGCGTAGATGACCACAGCGAATACGGCACCCAATTCAGCCCTAGAGTATCGATGCTCTATCGCCCAGGCGATATAACAATAAGAGGCTCCTATGGGCAAGGTTACTTCGCGCCCACGCCTTTTGTGGAAGAAATTGAAGCCGCTGGGTTATCTAGACTTGAACCGCTGCAAGACCTAAAAGAAGAGCAAGCTGAAACTGCTTCTCTTGATATAACCTATACCCTTGAGAATATTGAAGCCAGCATAACGGCATTTGGTTCAAATATTGACAATGTCACCGAGCTACAAGCCTTCTCATCGAACAACACAGCAGTATTCGACAGAGTCAGGTTAGTCAACGCCGAGGGCGAAACTCAGATCCGCGGCTCTGAAGTGCTACTGCGCTATTACTGGCGTGATATAAAGCTCACAGCAAGCTACCTGTATTTAGATGCCACCGAAGTTTCACTGGATGGTAACGACAGAAGAACAATCGCTCTCACGCCCAGACACTCAGCCGGTTTTGTTGCGATGTGGGAACGACACGGTCAGTTTCGAGTAGGCTTTGAAGCCTATTACACAGGCACACAAAGATTGAACGACAACCCCTATATTGACGAGTCGAACCCGTACTGGCACCTTGGCTTGATGGGAGAAATTACTACCGGCAGAGCCAGCTGGTTTTTAAACCTAGAAAACCTACTAGATGTAAAACAAACCGACGAACATCCGCTATTACTGCCTTCAAGAGCCGCAAGCGGCCAGTGGACCACGGATATCTGGTCACGAAACGACGGCTTCATCGCCAATGCCGGTGTTAGGGTGAAGTTCGGAAACTAG
- the fadA gene encoding acetyl-CoA C-acyltransferase FadA, with the protein MKEVVVVDCIRTPMGRSKGGIFRNVRAETLSAHLMSKLIERNPNLDPNEIEDIIWGCVQQTKEQGFNIARNAQLLTDIPRSVAAVTVNRLCGSSMQALHDATSGIMSGRGDVYMIGGVEHMGHVPMDFNIDFHPGIAKTTARASGSMGMTAELLGRQNGITREMQDAFGARSHQRAHAATVEGRWNEIVATEGHDADGVLKLIDADETIRPDSTAQSMAALRPVFDPVNGTVTAGTSSALSDGASAMLIMSADKAKALGLTPRAKIRAMAVSGCDAAIMGFGPVPATQKALKRAGMTMADIELAEFNEAFAAQALSCIKHLGWLDSYEDKVNLNGGAIALGHPLGCSGSRISTTLINLMEANDKSIGLATMCIGLGQGIATVFERV; encoded by the coding sequence ATGAAAGAAGTTGTAGTAGTCGATTGTATTCGTACCCCAATGGGGCGCTCCAAAGGCGGTATTTTCCGCAACGTACGAGCTGAAACCTTATCAGCTCACCTAATGAGCAAATTGATTGAACGTAACCCAAATCTTGATCCAAACGAGATTGAAGACATTATTTGGGGTTGTGTACAACAAACCAAAGAGCAAGGCTTTAACATCGCCCGCAATGCTCAGTTACTGACTGATATTCCACGCAGTGTGGCAGCCGTAACGGTTAACCGTTTATGTGGTTCATCTATGCAAGCCTTGCATGATGCAACAAGTGGCATCATGAGTGGCCGCGGTGACGTGTACATGATTGGTGGTGTTGAACACATGGGCCATGTACCCATGGACTTTAATATCGATTTTCACCCAGGCATTGCTAAAACGACCGCTCGCGCGTCAGGCAGCATGGGGATGACCGCTGAATTATTAGGTCGTCAAAACGGTATTACCCGTGAAATGCAAGATGCATTCGGTGCGCGCTCACATCAAAGAGCCCACGCCGCAACTGTTGAAGGTCGCTGGAATGAAATCGTCGCCACCGAAGGGCACGACGCTGATGGCGTGTTAAAGCTGATTGATGCCGATGAAACTATTCGTCCAGACTCAACAGCGCAAAGTATGGCTGCTTTACGTCCGGTGTTTGATCCTGTTAACGGCACAGTGACTGCGGGTACATCGTCAGCGTTATCAGATGGCGCATCAGCCATGCTGATTATGTCTGCTGATAAAGCCAAAGCGCTTGGCTTAACTCCACGTGCGAAAATTCGCGCGATGGCAGTTTCTGGTTGTGATGCCGCTATCATGGGCTTTGGCCCAGTACCGGCTACCCAAAAAGCCCTTAAGCGTGCAGGCATGACCATGGCCGATATCGAACTAGCTGAGTTTAACGAAGCATTCGCGGCACAGGCATTGTCTTGTATAAAACATCTGGGTTGGTTAGATTCTTACGAAGATAAAGTGAATCTTAACGGCGGGGCGATTGCGCTTGGTCACCCACTAGGGTGTTCTGGCTCACGTATATCAACTACCTTAATCAACCTAATGGAAGCGAACGATAAATCTATCGGTTTAGCGACCATGTGTATTGGTTTAGGCCAAGGGATTGCAACTGTGTTTGAGCGTGTGTAA
- the fadB gene encoding fatty acid oxidation complex subunit alpha FadB — MIYEGKCLNVTLLPNGIAELVFDAQGSVNKFDRQTVNELDEATQALNSQSDVKGVLVRSNKSTFIVGADITEFTSLFDMPEEEVLTWVAKTSQVFDRFEDLPFPTISAINGFALGGGCEMTLACDLRVADTTAAIGLPEVKLGLMPGFGGTVRLPRLIGADNALEWMTTGRDRKAAKALAEGAVDAVVAPEKLRDAALSMLQDAIDGKFGWEARRAQKKAPLKLNKNESMMSFSTAKAMVFAQAGKHYPAPHAMVDTVANAARLDRDGALKLENQGFTKLAKSDAAKAQVGIFLADQLVKSKGKKQAKASTKDVKSTAVLGAGIMGGGIAYQSAVKGTPVIMKDINQGALDLGLNEAAKILGKGMARGKVTPALMASTLNSIVPTLEYSAIKDVDLVIEAVVENPKVKGIVLKETEQHVSDDAVICSNTSTISINQLAKSLEKPERFCGMHFFNPVHKMPLVEIIRGEKTTDATIATVVAATLKMGKTPIVVNDCPGFLVNRVLFPYFAGFSKLVMDGADFVAVDKVMEKIFGWPMGPAYLLDVVGMDTADHASSVMADGIPERMQKIDNDPVTLLYKSERLGQKNGKGFYNFSLDKRGRPAKVAADEAYALFAPHCADKRDFDADEIIARVMIPMANEAIRCLEEGIVGSAAEADMALLYGLGFPPFRGGVFRYIETMGLANFVALADKYADLGPIYQISDGVREMAASGKSYFSQSA, encoded by the coding sequence ATGATATATGAAGGCAAATGCCTCAACGTAACACTGTTGCCAAACGGCATTGCAGAGTTAGTATTCGATGCCCAAGGTTCGGTAAATAAATTCGACCGCCAAACTGTTAACGAGCTAGACGAAGCCACTCAAGCCCTTAACAGTCAGTCAGACGTGAAGGGTGTTTTGGTTCGCTCGAATAAGTCGACCTTTATCGTAGGTGCTGATATTACCGAATTCACTAGCTTGTTCGACATGCCCGAAGAAGAAGTGCTGACTTGGGTAGCGAAAACGTCTCAAGTGTTCGATCGATTCGAAGACTTACCTTTCCCGACAATTTCGGCTATCAATGGTTTTGCCTTAGGCGGCGGTTGTGAAATGACGCTAGCCTGTGACTTGCGCGTAGCAGACACCACAGCAGCCATCGGCTTACCTGAAGTGAAACTCGGTTTAATGCCCGGTTTCGGTGGCACAGTACGCTTACCTCGCCTAATCGGTGCTGATAACGCCCTAGAGTGGATGACCACAGGCCGTGACCGTAAAGCCGCTAAAGCATTAGCGGAAGGCGCAGTTGATGCAGTCGTTGCACCCGAAAAATTACGTGATGCAGCGCTTAGTATGTTGCAAGACGCGATTGACGGTAAGTTTGGCTGGGAAGCACGTCGCGCCCAGAAAAAGGCCCCGCTCAAACTAAATAAAAATGAATCCATGATGAGCTTCTCAACAGCCAAAGCCATGGTATTCGCCCAAGCGGGTAAGCACTACCCAGCACCGCACGCCATGGTAGATACCGTTGCTAACGCAGCCCGTTTAGACCGCGATGGCGCATTAAAGCTTGAAAACCAAGGTTTTACCAAATTAGCGAAAAGTGATGCAGCGAAAGCCCAAGTGGGTATCTTCCTTGCTGACCAACTGGTGAAAAGCAAAGGTAAGAAGCAGGCTAAAGCGTCTACTAAAGACGTTAAGTCAACTGCGGTATTAGGCGCAGGCATCATGGGTGGCGGTATTGCCTATCAGTCAGCCGTGAAAGGCACGCCGGTTATCATGAAAGACATCAACCAAGGTGCATTAGACCTTGGCTTGAATGAAGCAGCGAAGATTTTAGGCAAGGGCATGGCGCGCGGTAAGGTCACCCCAGCGTTAATGGCCAGCACCTTAAACAGCATAGTGCCTACCCTTGAATACTCAGCCATTAAAGATGTTGATTTGGTTATCGAAGCGGTCGTTGAAAACCCGAAAGTTAAAGGCATCGTGCTTAAAGAAACTGAGCAACATGTGTCTGATGACGCGGTGATTTGCTCAAACACATCCACTATCTCAATCAACCAGTTGGCAAAAAGCTTAGAAAAGCCAGAGCGCTTCTGCGGCATGCATTTCTTTAACCCCGTGCACAAAATGCCTTTGGTTGAAATTATTCGCGGCGAGAAAACCACAGATGCGACTATCGCAACTGTTGTAGCCGCCACCTTGAAGATGGGTAAAACCCCGATTGTAGTGAATGATTGCCCTGGTTTCTTGGTAAACCGTGTGTTGTTCCCTTACTTCGCGGGCTTTAGCAAGCTAGTTATGGACGGCGCAGATTTTGTTGCAGTCGATAAAGTCATGGAGAAAATCTTCGGTTGGCCTATGGGTCCAGCGTACCTACTTGACGTAGTGGGCATGGACACCGCAGATCACGCCTCAAGCGTAATGGCTGACGGTATTCCTGAGCGTATGCAAAAAATCGATAACGATCCGGTGACGTTGTTGTACAAATCTGAGCGTTTAGGTCAGAAGAACGGAAAAGGTTTCTACAACTTCAGCCTAGACAAACGTGGTCGTCCTGCGAAAGTCGCTGCTGACGAAGCATACGCCTTGTTTGCACCACATTGTGCTGATAAGCGCGACTTCGATGCCGATGAAATCATTGCACGCGTGATGATCCCAATGGCTAACGAAGCGATTCGTTGTTTAGAAGAAGGCATAGTGGGCAGTGCAGCAGAAGCTGATATGGCCTTATTGTACGGCTTGGGCTTCCCTCCATTTAGAGGCGGCGTGTTCCGTTACATCGAAACCATGGGCTTGGCTAACTTTGTAGCCCTTGCCGACAAATACGCGGATTTAGGTCCGATTTATCAGATTTCTGATGGGGTGCGTGAAATGGCCGCCTCAGGTAAATCTTATTTTTCTCAATCAGCCTAA
- a CDS encoding lytic transglycosylase domain-containing protein has protein sequence MLLLVCFSSQATTVLSPTEQKLTNQRKIFVEAESQANNPQSAEYQALVAQLVDYPLLPYVQLKALMHNINRKNESEIEAFLARYENTPLDRSLRKAWLQYLAKSQRKGEFLAAYKNTGSAELACRKIEFSLSDPTQREVALTEVPRLWVVGQSQPKACDQVFRIWQKENLLTKEMVWQRLVLAATNGKQTLVPYLKRLLPEDQRYLADLWLAVRKDPSYVSRGSKFPHKQVDKETQILIYGLRRLAFSEPELALKSWFALEKRFAFSLPQRQSMTERFAIALAVADHPQADLWLDKASADSSDIELFRWHLAHVLRLGNWQHALELIEAAPQGISQDLAFQYWLGRTYEQLKAVDLAQQTFSKLADQRHYYGFMASGKLAQKPTLHDKTLSFSAVQLLEVANMPQARRAYEFLQLERDLSARREWYDLQLKLTEQQSLMAAVLADSWQWHDQAIFTFARVGYLDDLERRFPIAYDKTLINSAEKYQIDPAWAFAIVRRESSFMADANSHAGARGLMQLMPGTANYLAKKKVGRSTLFDPKQNVEFGTQYMRYLMDKMDNNPVLATASYNAGWRKVLDWLPAQDTVPMDIWVETIPYKETRNYVKAVMAYKQIYAQRLGQPSHVFKELVDMQIAPIHQ, from the coding sequence TTGCTACTGCTAGTGTGTTTTTCATCTCAAGCAACAACTGTACTTTCCCCAACAGAACAAAAACTGACAAACCAGCGCAAAATTTTCGTTGAAGCAGAATCTCAGGCTAACAATCCTCAAAGCGCTGAGTATCAAGCGTTGGTCGCACAATTAGTAGACTATCCTTTGCTACCTTATGTCCAGTTGAAAGCACTGATGCATAACATCAATAGAAAAAATGAATCAGAAATTGAGGCTTTTTTAGCGCGCTATGAAAATACCCCACTAGACAGATCTTTACGTAAGGCGTGGTTACAGTATTTGGCTAAAAGCCAGCGCAAAGGCGAGTTTTTGGCCGCATACAAAAATACCGGTAGCGCCGAGTTAGCCTGTCGAAAAATTGAATTTAGCCTATCGGACCCAACTCAGCGCGAAGTTGCCCTAACCGAAGTACCCAGATTATGGGTGGTGGGTCAGTCTCAGCCCAAAGCTTGTGATCAGGTTTTTCGAATCTGGCAAAAAGAGAATCTTTTAACCAAAGAAATGGTTTGGCAACGCCTAGTACTGGCCGCCACCAACGGTAAGCAGACATTAGTGCCTTATTTGAAAAGGTTGCTGCCTGAGGATCAGCGTTACTTAGCCGATTTATGGCTAGCTGTGCGCAAAGATCCAAGCTATGTAAGCCGGGGCTCGAAATTCCCCCATAAACAGGTAGACAAAGAAACCCAGATATTAATTTACGGTTTACGACGCTTGGCTTTTAGCGAGCCTGAGTTAGCCTTAAAAAGTTGGTTTGCGTTAGAAAAGCGCTTTGCCTTTAGTCTACCTCAGCGCCAGTCGATGACCGAACGCTTCGCTATCGCGTTGGCTGTAGCCGACCATCCTCAGGCAGATTTATGGTTAGATAAAGCCAGTGCTGATTCATCTGATATTGAGTTATTTCGCTGGCATCTGGCTCACGTATTGCGTTTAGGCAATTGGCAACATGCCTTAGAGTTGATTGAAGCTGCGCCACAAGGAATTTCTCAAGACTTGGCGTTTCAATACTGGTTGGGTCGCACATATGAACAACTAAAAGCGGTGGATTTAGCCCAACAAACCTTTAGTAAACTGGCGGATCAACGACACTATTATGGGTTTATGGCTAGCGGTAAATTGGCTCAAAAACCTACGCTACACGACAAAACTCTGAGTTTTAGCGCTGTGCAACTTCTTGAAGTGGCAAATATGCCCCAAGCTAGGCGGGCTTATGAGTTTTTACAATTAGAGCGTGACCTTAGCGCTAGGCGTGAATGGTATGACTTACAGTTAAAGCTAACAGAACAACAAAGCCTAATGGCCGCTGTGCTGGCCGATAGTTGGCAGTGGCACGACCAAGCTATATTCACCTTTGCGCGAGTGGGCTATTTAGATGATTTAGAACGCCGTTTTCCCATCGCATACGATAAAACATTGATCAATAGCGCCGAAAAATACCAAATAGATCCTGCGTGGGCGTTTGCTATTGTGCGCCGTGAAAGCTCCTTTATGGCGGATGCCAATTCACATGCTGGCGCCCGGGGCCTAATGCAACTGATGCCCGGCACAGCAAATTATTTAGCCAAAAAGAAAGTCGGTCGCAGCACCTTGTTTGACCCAAAACAAAACGTCGAATTTGGCACACAATACATGCGCTACCTGATGGACAAAATGGATAACAATCCGGTACTCGCTACGGCGTCATACAATGCGGGCTGGCGCAAAGTATTGGATTGGCTACCCGCGCAAGATACCGTACCTATGGACATATGGGTGGAAACGATTCCTTACAAAGAAACCCGAAATTATGTAAAAGCGGTCATGGCATATAAACAGATATATGCCCAGCGTTTAGGCCAGCCTAGCCATGTGTTTAAAGAGTTAGTCGATATGCAAATTGCCCCTATACATCAATGA